The following proteins are co-located in the Candidatus Bathyarchaeota archaeon genome:
- a CDS encoding CDP-alcohol phosphatidyltransferase family protein, whose amino-acid sequence MLSKIKGFIEVALSFIAKLLHKAGFSPSILSLIGLMLAFFSALTYYKSNFNFEKICLAALLMLASGFFDAIDGVVARKYSEASSFGGILDSTLDRLSEITIYFGLILGGLTSVKIGLAALSSSLMVSYIRARAEAEGLKLSGVGLAERPERLIILALFSFLNKIQIGLIIIFFASTLTIIQRFIYAFKKLKGC is encoded by the coding sequence ATGCTGTCTAAAATAAAAGGCTTCATCGAGGTTGCTTTAAGCTTTATAGCGAAGCTTCTTCATAAAGCGGGTTTCTCGCCTTCGATTTTAAGCTTAATAGGCTTAATGCTCGCTTTTTTTTCAGCTTTAACTTATTATAAATCAAATTTTAATTTTGAAAAAATTTGTTTAGCAGCTTTATTAATGCTTGCTTCAGGTTTTTTCGATGCGATAGATGGGGTTGTAGCTAGAAAATATAGTGAAGCATCAAGCTTTGGTGGAATACTTGATTCAACTCTAGATAGGTTAAGCGAGATAACAATTTATTTTGGGTTAATTTTAGGTGGTTTAACAAGCGTTAAAATAGGGTTAGCTGCGCTTTCATCATCATTAATGGTAAGCTATATTAGGGCTAGAGCTGAAGCTGAAGGCCTTAAGCTTTCAGGCGTAGGTTTAGCTGAAAGACCTGAAAGATTAATAATTTTAGCTTTATTCTCTTTTTTAAATAAAATTCAAATAGGTTTAATTATAATATTTTTTGCTTCAACATTAACTATAATTCAAAGGTTTATTTACGCTTTTAAAAAATTGAAGGGTTGTTAA
- a CDS encoding Lrp/AsnC family transcriptional regulator translates to MLQEDARKSFKEVAEKAGVSEATIHVRVKRLLSKGVIKGFKAIIEPRQVGKSTTAFVLIKADQRAFAKAINKIKRIENVYEVHDVTGSYYAILKVRVKDTEELALLIDKIGSIEGVTATETAVVLRSLKEELTIKL, encoded by the coding sequence ATGCTTCAAGAAGATGCTAGAAAATCCTTTAAGGAGGTGGCTGAAAAAGCTGGAGTAAGCGAAGCTACAATTCATGTTAGAGTTAAAAGATTATTAAGTAAAGGGGTTATAAAAGGTTTTAAAGCAATTATTGAGCCGAGACAAGTTGGTAAAAGCACAACAGCTTTTGTATTAATTAAAGCTGATCAAAGAGCATTCGCTAAAGCTATAAATAAAATTAAAAGAATAGAAAATGTTTATGAAGTGCATGATGTTACTGGAAGCTATTATGCTATATTAAAGGTTAGAGTTAAAGATACTGAAGAGCTTGCTTTATTAATAGATAAAATAGGTTCTATAGAAGGGGTTACAGCTACAGAAACAGCTGTAGTTTTAAGAAGCTTAAAAGAAGAGTTAACGATTAAGCTTTAA
- a CDS encoding tautomerase family protein: MPIVHVNVWKGFSSEAKKKVIEGITKIFIELGIPAEAVEVVIHEVPMENWGVAGQQASEKFKHVKIP, translated from the coding sequence ATGCCGATAGTTCATGTGAATGTGTGGAAGGGTTTTTCAAGTGAGGCTAAGAAAAAGGTAATAGAGGGTATAACAAAAATCTTTATAGAGTTGGGTATTCCGGCGGAAGCTGTTGAAGTTGTAATTCATGAAGTTCCAATGGAAAATTGGGGCGTGGCAGGACAACAAGCTAGCGAAAAATTCAAACATGTAAAAATACCGTGA
- a CDS encoding NDP-sugar synthase — protein MKKRFCMTLDGELMNKLWRYIDGVKLKNRSQAVEFFIKLGIQNYRVERSALILCGGLGIKLRPLTFITPKPMLPIGYQPLLQYQIQYLKRYEFDRIILAVGYLQEQIIKYFSNGQKFDVKILYSFEKDPLDTGGAVKNAEELINGNFIALNGDIIFDKLDLDKLLSYHKEKGCVATLTLTKHKEPLRYGLVEVNEEGQIIKFVEKPSEAKSGLINAGIYAFSQEIFNYISKGKKVSLEKDVFPKLAEEKKLYGFIYDGYWRDVGVPEDYMEVHKDLLTGKLKLF, from the coding sequence ATGAAAAAACGTTTCTGCATGACTTTAGATGGAGAATTAATGAATAAGCTTTGGCGTTATATAGATGGAGTTAAATTAAAGAATAGATCTCAAGCAGTAGAGTTTTTCATTAAGCTTGGAATTCAAAATTATAGAGTTGAAAGAAGCGCTTTAATTTTATGCGGAGGCTTAGGCATAAAGCTTAGGCCATTAACCTTCATAACCCCTAAACCAATGCTTCCAATAGGTTATCAACCCCTTCTTCAATATCAAATTCAATACCTTAAAAGATATGAGTTTGACAGGATAATTTTAGCTGTAGGATATCTTCAAGAGCAAATTATTAAATACTTTTCTAATGGACAAAAGTTTGATGTAAAAATTTTATACAGTTTTGAAAAAGATCCTTTAGATACAGGTGGGGCTGTAAAAAACGCTGAAGAATTAATTAATGGAAACTTTATAGCTTTAAACGGTGACATAATATTTGATAAGCTTGATTTAGACAAGCTTTTATCTTATCATAAAGAGAAAGGCTGTGTAGCTACTTTAACTTTAACCAAGCATAAAGAGCCTTTAAGATATGGGTTAGTTGAAGTTAATGAAGAAGGGCAAATAATAAAATTTGTTGAGAAACCTTCTGAAGCTAAAAGCGGGTTAATAAACGCTGGAATATACGCTTTCTCTCAAGAAATATTCAATTACATAAGTAAAGGTAAAAAAGTGTCTTTAGAAAAAGATGTTTTTCCAAAATTAGCTGAAGAAAAAAAGCTTTACGGGTTTATTTATGATGGGTACTGGCGGGATGTTGGTGTTCCAGAAGATTATATGGAAGTTCATAAAGATCTTTTAACAGGGAAACTAAAGCTTTTTTAG
- a CDS encoding phage holin family protein, which produces MSKDQIYGGLIFAAALIVAIGYIAAFFAPYLHLPPWWRDWAIALPIFIIVLAVLVIFMWIGWVMFTTPPPTPLEAEEEKTEEVKEEAKNE; this is translated from the coding sequence ATGAGTAAAGATCAAATTTACGGTGGCTTAATATTTGCAGCAGCCTTAATAGTTGCTATAGGCTATATTGCTGCTTTCTTCGCGCCTTATTTGCATTTACCTCCTTGGTGGAGAGATTGGGCTATTGCTTTACCAATATTCATAATAGTTTTAGCTGTTCTCGTGATATTTATGTGGATTGGTTGGGTTATGTTTACTACGCCTCCACCTACGCCTCTAGAAGCTGAAGAAGAAAAAACAGAGGAAGTTAAGGAGGAAGCTAAAAATGAGTAA
- a CDS encoding 30S ribosomal protein S26e produces MPKKRRSRGRSKGGKGRSDLIQCSNCGMLVPRDKAKKVTTQVSLVDPVLAKELKAKGAYIASQKVVKYYCVSCAVHFGVVKVRAKEERRQF; encoded by the coding sequence ATGCCTAAAAAAAGGCGTTCAAGAGGTAGAAGCAAAGGCGGAAAAGGGCGATCTGATCTTATTCAATGCAGCAATTGCGGTATGCTTGTTCCTAGAGATAAAGCTAAAAAAGTAACTACTCAAGTATCATTAGTGGATCCTGTTTTAGCTAAAGAATTGAAGGCTAAAGGTGCCTATATTGCAAGCCAGAAAGTTGTTAAATACTATTGCGTTTCATGCGCTGTTCACTTTGGAGTTGTAAAGGTTAGAGCTAAAGAAGAAAGAAGGCAGTTTTAA
- a CDS encoding DUF2088 domain-containing protein: MKEFWLPYGNTELPVAIENEALCKVLPPKSLEAVENPIAYVNFSLNNYVEELFAKKKVEKAVIIAPKKANQAKLINELISVIKEKLFEKGLKKENLLVTRFTNFEEVFSRILIKNGEDFKEVHHYPLTSELSFIGETSLGVKLFLNKFAAEADAKILIGEASSSLLFNFFNPFLQMVFGLTGEETIAEILKLTSLNLNLLYDLKGLIKELMNFISIDLALTLIPSVKGEVANVILGELNEVLVKEEAFINEALKVEVEGEAGLAIGSAGGDFFDSSFLNSLPGLKSLSDAVKNGGTIVYLAECRSGLGFKPIIKKQSRKTEDAYAIFERLIQSFISKVLDKAKVYLISSLPNYYAREILGVKPCETVNAALKSAKLNLKSEDTTLILPYASYTILELKKNAK; this comes from the coding sequence ATGAAGGAGTTTTGGCTGCCTTACGGCAATACAGAATTGCCAGTAGCGATTGAAAATGAAGCGTTATGCAAAGTTTTACCGCCTAAAAGTTTAGAGGCAGTTGAGAATCCAATAGCTTACGTTAATTTTTCATTAAATAATTATGTTGAAGAGTTGTTTGCAAAGAAGAAAGTTGAGAAAGCTGTTATAATTGCGCCTAAAAAAGCTAATCAAGCAAAGCTTATTAACGAATTAATTTCAGTTATTAAGGAGAAGCTTTTTGAGAAAGGTTTAAAAAAAGAGAATTTGCTTGTTACCCGTTTTACAAATTTTGAAGAAGTTTTTTCTAGAATTTTAATTAAAAATGGAGAAGATTTTAAAGAAGTTCACCATTACCCTTTAACCAGCGAGCTGTCTTTTATTGGAGAAACCTCTTTAGGAGTAAAGCTTTTCCTTAATAAGTTTGCTGCAGAAGCTGATGCAAAAATACTTATTGGTGAAGCTTCTTCAAGCTTATTATTCAATTTTTTTAATCCATTTCTTCAAATGGTTTTCGGCTTAACTGGAGAAGAAACGATTGCTGAAATATTGAAGCTTACATCTTTAAACCTTAACCTTTTATATGACTTAAAAGGTTTAATTAAGGAATTGATGAATTTTATTTCTATAGATTTAGCTTTAACGCTTATCCCTAGCGTTAAAGGCGAGGTTGCTAACGTTATTTTAGGAGAGTTAAATGAAGTTTTAGTTAAAGAGGAAGCGTTTATTAATGAAGCGTTAAAAGTTGAAGTTGAAGGTGAAGCTGGTTTAGCAATTGGAAGCGCTGGAGGAGACTTTTTTGATTCAAGTTTTTTAAATTCTTTACCAGGCTTAAAAAGTTTAAGCGATGCTGTTAAAAATGGGGGAACCATAGTTTATTTAGCTGAATGCAGAAGTGGGTTAGGGTTTAAGCCTATAATTAAAAAGCAAAGCAGAAAAACCGAAGATGCCTACGCAATTTTTGAGCGTTTAATTCAATCATTTATATCTAAAGTTTTAGATAAAGCTAAAGTGTATTTAATTTCCTCTTTACCTAATTATTACGCTCGAGAAATTTTAGGCGTTAAACCTTGCGAGACAGTAAATGCAGCCTTAAAAAGTGCAAAGCTAAACCTTAAAAGCGAAGACACCACTTTAATATTACCTTATGCTTCATATACAATTCTAGAGTTGAAGAAGAATGCGAAATGA
- the gap gene encoding type I glyceraldehyde-3-phosphate dehydrogenase — MVAYKIAINGFGRIGRCFFRAALKKEAFKEKFSIAAINDLTDTKTLAHLLKYDSIFKILDFNIIVKENAIKIGDIEFLVLKESNPENLPWKSLGIDYVIESTGLFTSREGAEKHLKAGAKKVIVSAPAKNPDVTIVLGVNEEVYNPKKHKIISMASCTTGSLAPVIKILNEKFGIETGFITTCHAYTNDQRLLDLPHRDLRRARAAALSIIPTTTGAAKAIGEVIPKLNGKLDGLALRVPVPNGSVTDIVVLLKKEVTKEEVNKTLKEASQKNLKGIIEYTEEPIVSIDIIGNPHSAIIDGLSTNVIGGKGRMVKILSWYDNEWGYSSRLVDLLMYIASRDEKSLE; from the coding sequence TTGGTTGCTTATAAAATAGCGATTAACGGTTTTGGGCGTATAGGAAGATGTTTTTTTAGAGCAGCATTAAAAAAGGAAGCTTTTAAAGAAAAATTTTCTATAGCAGCCATTAACGATTTAACAGATACGAAAACTCTTGCGCATTTATTAAAATACGACTCTATATTTAAAATTTTAGATTTTAATATAATTGTTAAAGAAAATGCTATTAAAATTGGTGATATTGAATTTTTAGTTTTAAAAGAATCTAACCCTGAAAATTTACCTTGGAAATCTCTTGGAATAGATTATGTAATTGAATCAACAGGCTTATTTACTAGTCGAGAAGGCGCTGAAAAACATTTAAAAGCTGGAGCTAAAAAAGTTATAGTTTCAGCTCCAGCAAAAAACCCAGATGTAACAATAGTATTAGGTGTTAATGAAGAGGTTTATAATCCTAAAAAACATAAAATTATTTCAATGGCCTCCTGCACAACTGGAAGCTTAGCTCCAGTAATTAAAATTCTTAATGAAAAATTTGGTATTGAAACAGGTTTTATAACAACTTGCCACGCTTATACAAATGATCAAAGGCTTTTAGATTTACCGCATAGAGATTTAAGAAGAGCTAGAGCAGCTGCGCTTTCAATAATCCCAACTACAACTGGTGCAGCTAAAGCTATAGGGGAAGTCATCCCAAAGTTAAATGGAAAACTTGACGGGTTAGCTTTAAGAGTCCCTGTTCCAAACGGCTCAGTAACAGATATAGTTGTTTTATTAAAAAAGGAAGTAACTAAAGAAGAAGTTAATAAAACTTTAAAGGAGGCTTCTCAAAAAAACCTTAAAGGAATAATAGAGTATACTGAAGAACCAATAGTTTCAATAGATATAATTGGAAATCCTCATTCAGCAATAATAGATGGATTAAGCACTAATGTTATAGGCGGTAAAGGAAGAATGGTGAAGATTTTAAGCTGGTATGATAATGAATGGGGTTATTCAAGCAGGCTTGTTGATTTATTAATGTATATTGCTTCAAGAGATGAAAAAAGCCTTGAATAA
- the tsaA gene encoding tRNA (N6-threonylcarbamoyladenosine(37)-N6)-methyltransferase TrmO, translating to MNKIVKLKFIGIVESVNELSRIRIFQEFCDGLQNLNDFSHIIIFYWFHLRDNEQDRRVLKVVPKRHPSAPQVGVFASRSPSRPNPIGFSIVELVKIEDCVLTVKGLDAFEGSPIIDIKPYLLEEFISNAKAPKWAMHKST from the coding sequence ATGAATAAAATAGTGAAGTTAAAGTTTATTGGAATTGTAGAAAGCGTTAACGAGTTATCTAGGATTAGAATTTTTCAAGAGTTTTGTGATGGGCTTCAAAATCTTAACGATTTTTCTCATATAATTATTTTTTATTGGTTTCATTTAAGAGATAATGAACAGGATAGAAGGGTGTTAAAGGTTGTTCCAAAAAGACATCCAAGTGCACCTCAAGTTGGCGTTTTTGCTTCTAGAAGCCCAAGCAGACCAAATCCTATTGGATTCTCCATAGTTGAGCTTGTAAAGATTGAGGATTGCGTTTTAACTGTTAAAGGGCTTGATGCTTTTGAAGGTTCACCAATAATTGATATTAAACCTTATCTTCTAGAAGAGTTTATTTCAAATGCGAAAGCCCCAAAATGGGCTATGCATAAATCAACTTAA
- a CDS encoding orotate phosphoribosyltransferase, with protein MRNEVDFCRILLKTGAVKFGVFKLTSGKISSYYIDLRLILSFPDALKKVIEFYEKLANEVGLSNFQRVAGIPTAGVPFASILAFKLNKPFIYVRKEVKPHGRERKIEGILYPGEKVLIVDDLATTGKTMVNAVKSIKAEGGIVSNAIVLIDREENAQEKLMEENVELKCFMKISEVAKKLLELGAIDVKEYEKMIKA; from the coding sequence ATGCGAAATGAAGTGGATTTTTGCAGAATTTTATTAAAAACTGGCGCGGTTAAATTTGGGGTTTTCAAGCTTACAAGCGGTAAAATAAGCTCTTATTATATAGATTTAAGATTAATCTTAAGTTTTCCAGACGCTTTAAAAAAGGTTATAGAATTTTATGAAAAGCTTGCTAATGAAGTGGGGTTAAGCAACTTTCAAAGAGTCGCTGGAATCCCTACAGCTGGAGTCCCATTTGCGTCTATACTAGCGTTTAAATTAAATAAACCATTTATTTATGTGAGGAAGGAAGTTAAACCTCATGGAAGAGAAAGAAAAATTGAGGGAATTCTTTATCCAGGAGAGAAAGTTTTAATTGTTGACGATTTAGCTACAACAGGTAAAACTATGGTTAATGCTGTAAAATCAATTAAAGCTGAAGGGGGAATTGTTTCAAACGCGATAGTTTTAATTGATAGAGAGGAGAATGCTCAAGAAAAGCTTATGGAGGAAAATGTTGAGTTAAAATGCTTTATGAAAATTTCTGAGGTTGCTAAAAAACTTTTAGAATTAGGTGCGATAGATGTTAAAGAGTATGAAAAAATGATTAAAGCTTAA
- a CDS encoding phosphoglycerate kinase, with protein sequence MNKFLTIDDLNLNGKTVFLRVDINCPLNPETKRIIDDFRIKASALTLKELIDKGAKPVILAHQGRPGGWDFISLKEHAEKFKELGFKINFINEVYGSKALNAIKNIKQGEAVLLENVRFNPEEMLEKTAEEHAKSNFIQFLAPLGEAFINDAFSAAHRSQCSLIGFAKLMPSAAGRLMEAEIKNLTKLFYAEKPSIAVLGGAKFSDSIKIIRALLNRGFNKILLAGLSSQAFLKALGFKLGVVNEATLENEASKEFYIEAEKLVKAYSSEIMLPEDFAIEKNGERIEVSKNNLPIEYPIYDIGSETIKEFKKALVNAKTIFASGPAGAFEKPKFRKGTEELLKAMVESKAFTVVGGGHTVAALQKLNLINKVSHVSVGGGALEAYIAGEPMPVIEALKKSAEKFG encoded by the coding sequence TTGAATAAATTTTTAACTATAGATGATTTAAATCTTAACGGAAAAACAGTTTTCTTAAGAGTTGACATTAACTGTCCTTTAAATCCTGAAACAAAAAGAATAATCGATGATTTTAGAATAAAAGCTAGCGCTTTAACATTAAAAGAGTTAATTGATAAAGGCGCTAAACCAGTTATATTAGCTCATCAAGGAAGACCAGGCGGCTGGGATTTTATTTCCTTAAAAGAGCACGCTGAAAAATTTAAGGAGCTTGGATTTAAAATCAATTTTATAAATGAAGTTTATGGAAGCAAAGCTTTAAACGCTATTAAAAACATTAAGCAAGGAGAAGCCGTTCTACTGGAGAATGTAAGATTTAACCCTGAAGAAATGCTTGAGAAAACTGCTGAAGAACATGCTAAAAGCAATTTTATTCAATTTTTAGCGCCTTTAGGCGAAGCTTTTATTAACGATGCTTTCTCAGCTGCGCATAGATCTCAATGCTCTTTAATAGGCTTCGCTAAATTAATGCCTTCAGCTGCAGGTAGATTAATGGAAGCTGAAATAAAAAATTTAACAAAGCTTTTTTACGCTGAAAAACCTTCAATAGCCGTTTTAGGTGGAGCTAAATTTTCAGACTCTATAAAAATTATTCGCGCGCTTTTAAATCGAGGCTTCAACAAAATTCTTTTAGCTGGTTTATCTAGTCAAGCCTTCTTAAAAGCCTTAGGGTTTAAGCTTGGAGTTGTTAATGAAGCTACTCTTGAAAATGAAGCTTCAAAAGAATTTTATATAGAAGCTGAAAAACTAGTTAAAGCTTATTCAAGCGAAATAATGCTTCCTGAAGATTTCGCTATAGAAAAAAATGGTGAAAGAATAGAGGTTTCAAAAAACAATTTACCAATTGAATATCCAATTTATGATATTGGAAGCGAAACTATAAAGGAATTTAAGAAAGCCTTAGTTAACGCTAAAACTATTTTTGCAAGCGGGCCTGCTGGAGCCTTTGAAAAACCTAAATTTAGAAAGGGAACTGAAGAATTGCTTAAAGCTATGGTTGAATCTAAAGCTTTCACCGTTGTTGGTGGAGGTCACACAGTTGCTGCTCTTCAAAAACTAAACTTAATTAATAAGGTTTCTCATGTAAGCGTTGGTGGGGGAGCTCTTGAAGCTTATATAGCTGGAGAACCTATGCCTGTTATTGAAGCTTTAAAAAAATCAGCTGAAAAATTTGGTTAA
- a CDS encoding type II glyceraldehyde-3-phosphate dehydrogenase, with amino-acid sequence MKINVAVNGYGTIGKRVAEAVEKHPFLNLIGVGKYTPDHEAFLAAEKNISLFAPKEAVKKFSSKGIKIEGSIEDMVKLSDAIIDCSPAGKGVENKKLYALNGKKAVFQGGEPKEVADISFNSRCNFTEAKGKKYVRVVSCNTTALCRIIKPLIEVYQVKSIEAVLLRRAADPCDDKTGPINAVKWSQAPSHHAEDVKTVIKNLPISTSAFIIPHTLAHLTYLTFNFNGEAPSKEEVNELFKKERRVAVIESAQSTAQLIEASRDLEFKRYDTYMVYLLMNTLYKSEDKISFTIVTPQESIVIPENMDALIAQSNLMSEAETQKLTEKILGIDLIKKSIEKIFSNKLTITPSIHI; translated from the coding sequence ATGAAGATTAACGTAGCAGTGAATGGTTATGGAACAATAGGGAAGAGAGTAGCTGAAGCTGTGGAAAAACATCCATTCTTGAATTTAATTGGTGTAGGAAAATATACGCCTGATCATGAAGCTTTTTTAGCTGCTGAAAAAAATATTTCTCTTTTTGCACCGAAAGAAGCTGTAAAAAAATTTTCAAGTAAAGGAATAAAAATTGAGGGTTCAATAGAGGATATGGTTAAGCTTAGTGATGCAATAATTGATTGCTCTCCAGCTGGAAAAGGCGTTGAAAACAAAAAGCTTTATGCTTTAAACGGTAAAAAAGCTGTTTTTCAAGGAGGGGAACCGAAAGAAGTGGCTGATATAAGCTTTAATTCTAGATGCAATTTTACTGAAGCCAAAGGAAAAAAATATGTTAGAGTTGTTAGCTGCAATACAACAGCTTTATGCAGAATAATAAAACCGTTAATAGAGGTTTACCAAGTGAAAAGTATTGAAGCAGTTTTATTAAGGCGAGCTGCAGATCCATGCGATGATAAAACAGGCCCAATAAATGCTGTAAAATGGAGTCAAGCACCAAGCCATCATGCCGAAGACGTTAAAACAGTGATAAAAAATCTTCCAATTTCAACATCCGCCTTTATTATACCTCATACACTAGCTCATTTAACATATTTAACATTCAATTTTAATGGTGAAGCACCAAGCAAGGAGGAGGTAAATGAATTATTTAAAAAAGAGAGGCGAGTAGCGGTAATAGAAAGCGCTCAATCAACAGCTCAATTGATTGAAGCTTCAAGAGATTTAGAATTTAAAAGATATGATACTTATATGGTTTATCTTTTAATGAATACTTTATATAAAAGCGAAGATAAAATATCTTTTACAATTGTTACCCCTCAAGAATCTATTGTAATCCCGGAAAATATGGATGCTTTAATCGCTCAATCAAACTTAATGAGTGAAGCGGAAACTCAAAAACTTACAGAAAAAATTTTAGGCATAGACTTAATAAAAAAATCAATAGAAAAAATCTTTTCCAACAAATTAACAATTACACCATCAATTCATATTTAA
- a CDS encoding threonine--tRNA ligase has translation MRMLLIHADKFDYEVKSKAIPEPEEPKSLKASVENALIAFCTIEKNDEINPKVIAFKASEHIIDVFNKVKAESIVIYPYAHLSSDLASKEAAIPILEEIEEKIEGEGFKVYRSPFGWYKSFNLSCKGHPLSELSRTIIAEKEEAAVEIKTEYAIMDLEGNLHNPIEYNYKLEEAELKALVEKEALKKELFGGKPKFLDYCSKFGVEWESYSDIGHMRYEPEGSLIFDLISEYAWQVANSLEIPIFSVKGTNMFNIAEPPVKEHAKLFGEKLYEIKADEKTLILRYAACHQQFAMVKDWVISHKQMPFGTFEVADSYRLEKSGELLLCFRVRKLHMPDLHVYCKDLENAKEISLKIHEKIYNEIRKLGREYVSIYNVTRKFFEENKSFFLKLLSIEKKPVLINFVPEGRFYWVINVEYTIIDELNRPREIATFQIDVGNSKRFEIHYIDENGRKIYPPIIHTALIGTVERYLFTLLDSASKKERKGLKPSLPLWLSPIQVRLIPVNQSYLLHALKLAEKLKLASIRVDVDDREDSVSKKVLFAEKEWIPYILVIGKKEVKTGKLNIRVREEGKQKSISIKDLILEVKNKTEGYPFKPLNMPMLLSKRPVYKMIK, from the coding sequence ATGCGAATGCTTTTAATTCACGCTGATAAATTTGATTATGAAGTGAAAAGCAAAGCTATACCTGAGCCTGAAGAGCCTAAAAGCTTAAAAGCTTCAGTTGAAAACGCTCTTATAGCTTTTTGCACAATTGAGAAAAATGATGAAATAAACCCTAAAGTTATAGCTTTTAAAGCTAGCGAGCATATAATTGATGTTTTTAATAAAGTTAAAGCTGAAAGCATAGTTATTTACCCATATGCGCATTTATCAAGCGATTTAGCCTCAAAAGAAGCTGCTATACCAATTCTTGAAGAAATCGAGGAGAAAATTGAAGGTGAAGGCTTTAAAGTTTATAGAAGTCCTTTCGGTTGGTATAAAAGCTTTAATTTAAGCTGCAAAGGGCACCCTCTTTCAGAGCTTTCAAGAACTATTATAGCTGAAAAAGAAGAAGCTGCGGTTGAAATTAAAACTGAATATGCAATAATGGATTTAGAGGGAAACCTTCATAACCCAATAGAGTATAATTATAAACTTGAAGAAGCTGAGCTTAAAGCTTTAGTTGAAAAAGAAGCTTTAAAAAAAGAGTTGTTTGGCGGTAAACCTAAATTTCTTGATTACTGCAGTAAGTTTGGGGTTGAATGGGAATCTTACTCTGATATAGGTCACATGCGTTATGAACCTGAAGGAAGCTTAATCTTCGATTTAATAAGCGAATACGCATGGCAAGTTGCTAATTCTCTTGAAATTCCAATTTTCAGCGTTAAAGGAACAAACATGTTTAATATAGCTGAACCACCTGTAAAAGAGCATGCTAAACTTTTTGGAGAAAAACTTTATGAAATTAAAGCTGATGAAAAAACTTTAATTTTAAGGTACGCTGCCTGCCATCAACAATTTGCTATGGTGAAAGATTGGGTTATAAGCCATAAACAAATGCCTTTTGGAACATTTGAAGTAGCTGACAGCTATAGGCTGGAGAAAAGCGGTGAATTACTGCTTTGCTTTAGAGTTAGGAAACTTCATATGCCTGATTTACATGTTTACTGCAAAGATTTAGAAAACGCTAAAGAAATATCATTAAAAATTCATGAAAAAATTTATAATGAAATAAGGAAGCTTGGAAGAGAATATGTATCAATATATAATGTTACAAGAAAGTTTTTTGAGGAAAATAAAAGCTTCTTTTTAAAGCTTTTAAGCATAGAAAAAAAACCTGTTTTAATAAATTTTGTTCCTGAAGGAAGATTTTATTGGGTTATAAACGTTGAATACACAATTATTGATGAGTTAAATAGGCCTAGAGAAATAGCAACTTTTCAAATTGATGTTGGAAACTCTAAAAGATTTGAAATTCATTATATAGATGAAAATGGAAGAAAAATTTACCCGCCTATAATTCATACAGCTTTAATTGGAACCGTGGAAAGATACCTTTTCACTTTACTAGATTCAGCCTCAAAAAAAGAAAGAAAAGGCTTAAAGCCTTCTTTACCTTTATGGCTTAGCCCAATTCAAGTTAGATTAATTCCAGTTAACCAATCTTACCTGCTTCACGCGTTAAAGCTTGCTGAAAAATTAAAGCTTGCATCAATTAGAGTTGATGTAGATGATAGAGAAGATTCTGTCTCTAAAAAAGTGCTTTTCGCAGAGAAAGAGTGGATCCCATATATTTTAGTAATAGGCAAAAAAGAAGTTAAAACTGGAAAATTAAACATAAGAGTTAGGGAAGAAGGAAAACAAAAATCTATAAGCATTAAAGATTTAATTCTAGAAGTTAAAAATAAAACTGAAGGCTACCCTTTTAAACCATTAAATATGCCTATGCTTTTAAGCAAAAGACCAGTTTACAAGATGATTAAATAA